The region CTTAGACCTAGCCACGCATTTTGGATGTGTGCAAGGTTACGGACCAGGCAAAAGAGCTGAGTTAATCGTTCATGGGTAAAGTAGCGCACCTTTGCAAAGTGAAATGAATTGTGGCTTGTCACTCCCTAATCTGGGAAAGATGTGTGAACGCAACTGAAAGGAGTCTATCGGAGATTCAACCCGTGAAGTCTGATAACTAAATGTTTTAAgtaaaacttgatgctacagatatTTACAAAATCATTGTTGAGCCTTTACCATCCCCCTTCAAACTGTGAATATTTGGAGGAGATGACAGATGATCCAAGTGTGGCTGGAGAGTACTTCTATGAGGAGCCAGACCTTTCCGAAGGAGTCAAAGGAGTTGACTACATCATCGACAAAGCCGGCAACAGAGGAGAAGGGTCAGAGCAATAGTGTAGGGTAATAGTAGCATCCATCTTTATCATGTGCGGCATGATTTATACTTAATAAGTTATCACATGATCAATAGTGGCACCTCACGTTTTGGTACCAGTAGTCTGAATCGTTTCAATGTTTGGATCTTTGTTTGAATAAAGGTTGTCATATAATGATGGTTGGCACCAGCTACGTTTATGTTGTTCACTTTAAGGGATTTAAGGTTCATGAGACTGTGTCTTGTGGGCATTATAACAACGACAGGCATATTATATCATGTAGTGGTATGTTGATTCACCGCACTTTTGTGGGATCCGATCGGCTACGTGGGAGATCGACGAGGAGGAGACGACTCCGGATACGCTGCCCCAACTCTACTTTCGCTAAACTACACATCTAGTGGTATTTATCTCTATGATCCATCTTCCTTAGCATGTTACTGGTTGATAAAAAATATATATTGCAGCCGATGCACCTATTATAGCTCAACAAGTGGGCCAATAGAGTATCTCTCCATCACCGGAGGAGCAACCCAGTCTTGACTTACTGAACACCACATCACATGTTTCAGTATACCCAAAAGCTACCTTTGTGACAACCGAGTTACAGAGTGATGTTTGGCAACCCAAATTAATCATCCGACACCCTGAGTATGTGCTATACTCATGGTCTAAGGACGCAAGTGAATGTTAACGCTTTATACAAAAATACCAACAACTTATTGACGACGTGATCTTGCAGTATTTCATAGGTTAGGTCTATGCAACACCATCATTACCCTAGCAATGTGTTCTCATTATTGTTGGCATCCTTGCACACTAACAATGCCCATGGTTAGGAAAATAGAACCATCAACAATACATGAGCTAGTCTAGAGGCCTGACTAGGGATGTTTACATTTCCACACATGCAAATAGGTTTTCCTCCAGATCTCACATTCAAGAACTATTTCAATTGTAGCACAGAAATATAAACTTAATTATGAACATGAAAATAGAATAGTAACAACTTaccattgcctctatggcatatctcTAACATCAAGCATTCGACAAGCTATCAAATGCTCCACAAGGTACTCGTCAAGTAATGACCAAACACATTTTGTCGTATTGCAGTCAATTAGTGCATCTCGCCAATTATCTTCTACTCTATTACAAATAGGGCAAATGTGTGTATCCGACATATTTCCGTGAGACCAAACGCCTCCAGTCGGAATGGAATTTCTGCCAAGTCTACAAGcaaagttttttctttctttcatggGACATTGATTTTCACAAGACTCGCCATTCCTTGCAGGTGGCACTAGTGTCAGATTGTGTAGTTCTATCTGCTCGTAGTGTCATGCCCATTAACCGAATTTCGCATGCTCAAAGGAATATTGTGAACAACATGCTCAAAGGaaataacatttttcaaatacatcatTAACATTGTTTTAgacatatgttttgatgtctaacTTTTATAACAATTTAACAATTTGTACGTTTTTAGTATAAATAAGAAACATTTTCCTTATGCACGTGTAACATTTTTAAAGTACATGATTAACATTCTTTCAAACAAACGTTTTCGATGGCaacattttttcatacacattgtacatttttcttATACATGAAAAAAAGATATACACATTGAATACATTATTAATTTTTTAAAATATatattttgatgtctacttttttcatacacTGTGTATATCTTTTTATTCACCAGAAAcagtttttatacatgtttaacattttttcatatatgttctGATGTCTAGTTTTTTTCATACacgttgtacattttttgtatacattagaAACATTTTTCAAAGGCAAGATTAGTATTTATTTAAAATTTAAGATAAAGTGATTTTTATAATATATATGTTCAGACTATTTCCTAAATATAAAGGAAAGCAAATAACGAAAAAAATGAAGGAAAAACGAGCACGTAAGGCGTGTGGACCTCCAGCACGCTGGGCCAGCCCATTGGCTTCAGGCGAGACCTTGTTCGATATCTTGCTATAAGCTACACATAGTCGCGCCCGATCAGATCGGGGGTGCTGATGTTTTTAGAAAGTGCTGAAAACATGTATTCAAGGAACAATGtacatcatgtatttaaaaatgttcagtgtgtatcaaCAAAGTGTTCTACGTGTACCCTAAAAATGTACACTGTGTACTGAAAAAACAGACAGGTATTGGAAAAAAAACCGATGAAAACAAACAAAGAAACAAAGAGAAATGAAGAAAAGCAATAAAACCCAAAAAAGAATTGAATAgtgaaaaccgagaaagaaacaaataaaacaaagaatgccaaaaaggaaataaaagcataaaagaaaaacaaaagaaaaataaagaaatgaAAACCCCCGGTAAAATAGAGAAAGTAACAAAGGAGCCGAATAAATcatagaaaaaagaaagaaaaaaatctttgtgaaaaccaagaaagaaacaaagaaaagcaTGGAAGATAAAAAAAAGGAAGaacagaaaacaaaaaggaaaatgaAACCCAAAGAAAACCGAAGTAACCcattgcaaaacaaaggaaactgtGAAAACCATAGAAAATCGAAGAAAACTAATGCAAAACAATGAAAACCAAAGAAAATTGAAGGAATCCAAGAGAAAAACCCAAACAAAAAGCATTAAAAAGAGTAAAAAAAAAAGTGATAACCATGTTACAGTACCGATCCGGACAAGTACAGTAGTGAGAGGAGAAATGCTTCAGTCGAGAGGATAGTACATCTCGCGGTAAGCGAGGTATAGCTCCCGTGGATCTGATCATCTGATCCTCTTTGAAGAGCTCTTGCCAGCCCAACAAGCTAAGCGAATAGATcatagaaaaaagaaagaaaaacatatTTTTatgaaaaccgagaaagaaacaaagaaaagcatagaaaaaaaaaggaagaacagaaaacaaaaaggaaaaggaaacccAAAGAAAACCGAAGTAACCCATTGCAAAAACAAAGGAAACCGTGAAAACCATAGAAAATCAAAGAAAACCAATGCAAAACACTGGAAAACAATGAAAACCAACGAAAATTAAAGAAATCCGAAAGAAAAACCCAAAGAAAACCATTACAAAAGAGTAAATAAAAAAGTGATAACTATGTTACAGTACCAATGCGGACAAGTACAGTAGCGAGAGGAGAAATGATTCAGCCGAGGGGAGCGTACATCTCGTCATAAGCGAGATATAGTTCCTGTGGATCTGATCCTCTTTGAAGAGCTCTTGCCAGCCCCAACAAGCTTTAAATTGGCCTAATTTGTACAATCTCCTTAAAAATAGAACCGAAGGCCCATGACACTGCCGGAAGGTAAAATGAGAAAATGTCACTTTCTTTTATTTCATGCCCGTGAGAACCCAAAGCCCATTTTCTTTTTGCAGGTTAACGTACTAAAGTCCAAATTAGGATACTTCTGATTTGCTGCTAATTATTCCTTTTTTGCGGGTATGCTGCTAATTATTCCGTAATGATATGTTCTAGTATATTTTAACATCATATAATTTCAACCAAATTTAGCTACAGTATATCGGTGTCTATCGATACCAAAATTGTGATGAGGATATGGTTCCTTTGCTCCTTGGTTGCACATAGTACTAAATAAATGGAATTGCATTGTTTCATCTAAAGGAAAACTTGCGCAGGCCATTTGCTCACCTTATTTTAGCAACACCAAAAATTAGCTTTAATTTCTCATGCGCTATAGTTGGTTAGGACATTCTGGTCAGCGGTCTCAAGTGGCCAGTAAGAGTCAATCCCACTTCACATGAAACCCCCACCTACAACAAGGCAGTACAAGCACCATTCCCATGCGAGCCCAGACCCCCAACGCAATCCCAACGCTCCAACTCACACAAAACTCCCCATCCCCACGCCGCTCTTCACGCATCTATCTAGCAACGTTCCACTTCACGGAGACCACGTCCGGAAGCACGCCATTGCCATGCATCCCCGTTCGTCAGACGCTATAAATCCACACCTCCACCGTGGCCAATCACTCGATCAGATTCTTCACAGGCAGACTTGCAGAGAGCAGTACGATGGCACCGATGGCGGCTTCGGTTACCGCTTTCTGCgtcgcgctgctgctggtttcccTCCAGGGCGCCCACCCGGCGCCTGAACCACAGACGACGGGGCCGTCGTCGTCCAGCTGCACCACCGAGCTCCTACGCCTCCTCCCCTGCCTCTCGTTCCTCGACggcggcgccgccgcgccgcccgacaCCTGCTGCGCCAACCTGGGGAGCATGGTGCACGACCAGCCGCTGTGCCTCTGCCAG is a window of Triticum dicoccoides isolate Atlit2015 ecotype Zavitan chromosome 2B, WEW_v2.0, whole genome shotgun sequence DNA encoding:
- the LOC119360965 gene encoding non-specific lipid-transfer protein C6-like is translated as MTDDPSVAGEYFYEEPDLSEGVKGVDYIIDKAGNRGEGFFTGRLAESSTMAPMAASVTAFCVALLLVSLQGAHPAPEPQTTGPSSSSCTTELLRLLPCLSFLDGGAAAPPDTCCANLGSMVHDQPLCLCQALSQSGSGRSPVSVNMSRVVLLPSLCRLDVPADASACAGLLPEGQAPSPPVSTPGMSVNSTVPSTPMPTTPMPPLTTSAPTTTSQNPGYSSGSKLIADAISAALGFMALATVLGF